A region from the Gossypium hirsutum isolate 1008001.06 chromosome A08, Gossypium_hirsutum_v2.1, whole genome shotgun sequence genome encodes:
- the LOC107950488 gene encoding uncharacterized protein, which yields MVNWELNSCCNNGQVTFLVTIGVFTVVILVLWRTVLLLPFKLITVFLHEASHAIACKLTCGHVEGIKVHADEGGVTQTRGGIYWVILPAGYLGSSFWGMALILASTNLLTARIAAGCFLLALVVVLFYAKNWTLRGLSIGFIIFLALIWFLQERTTVHILRYAILFIGVMNSLFSVYDIYDDLISRRVNSSDAEKFAEICPCPCNGVGWGFIWGMISFIFLGASVYLGLLILA from the exons ATGGTGAACTGGGAGCTAAACAGTTGCTGCAATAATGGCCAAGTTACCTTTCTGGTTACAATTGGTGTCTTCACTGTTGTCATTCTTGTT ctatggaggacaGTGCTGTTGCTGCCGTTTAAGCTCATTACAGTATTCTTGCATGAAGCAAGTCATGCAATTGCCTGCAAACTTACCTGTGGTCAT GTAGAAGGGATCAAGGTTCATGCAGATGAAGGTGGAGTAACACAGACAAGAGGCGGTATATATTGGGTGATCTTACCTGCTGGAT ATCTTGGCTCATCGTTTTGGGGGATGGCTTTGATTCTTGCATCTACAAATCTCCTCACTGCAAGAATAGCTGCTGGTTGTTTTCTTCTTGCTCTTGTTGTCGTGCTCTTTTATGCTAAAAAT TGGACACTTCGAGGACTGTCCATCG gttttattattttccttGCTCTAATTTGGTTTTTGCAAGAAAGGACAACAGTTCATATTCTCCGTTACGCCATTCTATTCATCG GTGTCATGAACAGTCTGTTTTCAGTCTATG ATATCTATGATGATCTAATATCTCGAAGAGTCAACTCCAGTGATGCCGAGAAGTTTGCAGAAATTTGTCCTTGCCCCTGCAATGGAGTTGGATGGGGGTTTATATG GGGAATGATATCATTCATATTTCTCGGTGCATCAGTGTATCTAGGACTTCTCATCTTAGCTTGA